The following DNA comes from Quercus robur chromosome 1, dhQueRobu3.1, whole genome shotgun sequence.
GCCACCCATATTTCTTGCGTTTCTCTTCTttatttcagaaaaaaaaaaaaaaaaaaaaaaaaaaaaattgcccttTCTggtgttttattattattattattttttggttttctccAGCGGTTCAAACTCTCAGGGTTATCACAGGATGTGGGTCACATGGATTAGGGAAGTCAAAGGTTAAACAATCGGTATGGTTTTCCAAAGCATTTTGCAAAGATAATATCAATCTTTCAATCTTGGTACAGTGGCACAAATACTATTGTTAGCATAACTTTTGGAGCTAAAATGATGCTACCTAATATCTTGACATAAATGTATGTAGTTTTCAGCCAATCCCAGCAGGCATAAGCGCTTGCTTAAAACTTTGAGTTGAGTATGACCTTGAGAGAGCTTAAAATAATGTCATGTGGCTATTTATAAGTGTGCCAAactcctattttcattcatttagaTTAGATTGATTAAGAATTAatagagtttttccctttctataTATTAGATCAAGTAAGAATTCATTGAATTCAACCTTTCCCTTTTTGCTTGATGCGCAGCAAGGGAAGAATAATGTCAATTTCACCTGAGCTctcctttttttcccccattaTTTTGTTTATGAACATTTGTTTATCAAGTGTACAGTATATTAAAGCTGAAAAACAGATGTAGGCCTTCTGCAGGTGGTTTAGTTATAATGTCTTAATTAATCTTCTTCACAACTAGCCCATTAGAATCTTTAGAGAGAAACAAACTTGTAGGGTGTATTTATATTCTTTATCTTATGTGGATGCAGGTTATCAAACTTCTGCAACGGGAAGGTATAGAATGGAGCGAGGAGAACCAGGGAGTGTTGCTAATCAAGCTCAATGGATGTAGAGAGTTTAGCTTTCTAAATTCTGAAAGTGATACCGAGTAGATTTACCCAACTTAGTTCTTTACTACTCAccatagttttttttgttttgttgtcaAAAGCTTGTTGTCTGACTAGAGACCATGTATGAAGTGTTCGTGCATAGGCTCCAGTTGTTTATATTGATGTAgaagctttttcttttataggtaGGTGGAAAGAGAAGTTAGACCacttaattgtaaatttatttatggCTTAAGCTGCTGTCTGTGCGTTGAATCTGTATTAACCAGCAGAATAGTGTATCTGACTCGATTGTCTATAATGACATGCATGACCATGATTACCTTAAATACTGACTGTTGATCGATTAGTTTCTTCTGGCACTTCAATTGCTTTGttactttgtttttgttaaatttcatTAACTGAAAATCCACGTGCTGGCATTTGCCCCCTGCATTTAATTTGATATGAAtcataaaaacatgaaaatggtTTGGGCAAATAATTCGCCATGAGAAATAGTTGTAGCCTAGTCAAACTCCTGGTTGTCCTACATTTAATTATCCTTGGAAATATGGCAATGTTTGTGCTTAAATGGTCAATGCAACTAGGTGTTTTGTATTCAATTGGGAAACCTAATGTATTCCACTTAAAGAATTGTACATTATACttcagttttatcattttttgggCAGTTGGGCAATATTTGTTTGACCACTCTACCCATTATCAGCCTAACAAGTATTAGGTTTCATGACATGAAACATGTTGTCAACTAATGGAACTAGCAATCTCAATTGTAAGGTTGCGGGTTAGTCGCAGTTGAGTGATTGTGTGATATTGCAAATTGTGCAAATATGATTGTACTggattttttaaatgtatgatgTCTGAGTGTATGATGAGTTTTACATCCGGGGTTGGCTAGATAGATCTTCAATTTGTAACTAGTTTTGGAGAAACTCGAATTGGTCCTAGTGTGTAAGTGCAAATGTGACAGCCCAAGGGATCTTTTACAAGTCAATATACACTCTTTTAAGTCACAATCAACAAATTTGAGAATTTTCCAAGCCGGTCTAAACacaaaacttttccaaaatttttttgaagttctCAAATTAGAGAATAGCAACTTCAAACCattattttatcttaaaaaaaaatactcggttgaataaaagaaattctttctctttcctcctcTCTTCTTTGTTCATCTGTATCTCTCTCAAACGGTAACACAattaaaacacaaacacaatctaAAATCAGAATAGAAACAACAGATCAAGAAcagggaaaaatacaaatttaattagaacaacaaatctaaaatcaaaacaaaaacaacaaatcaAGAACATGAAAGCCTATCTAAGCTCCATTGTAACAACAAAGTGAATCAgaacaagaaaagaaggaagaaaaaaaaaaaaaaaaaagaagatagacGAAGACCAACTCTCTCTGTCGGCTGTGTGTGAGTGAAgtgagatgaagaagaaagaaaataaaaaacaaaaatgcaaacATAGAGGAGAAGTCGAAAGATCATGGTCGGCTATGTGTGTGTGAAATGAGctaaagaggaaagaaaatagaagtAGAAATAGAAGTCAAAAGATCATGCTAGAGAGTGTTCTAGAATcaagaagaaatagaaaaagtaaaaaaagagagagctagagaaagaaaaagagagtccGGAAtgaactagaaaaagaaaaagaagggcagATAGAGATAGGAGTGGGATATGtgtgtggtggagaaaaaaccaataaaaaaaatgaaattaaggaagaaaaaataatataaaaaataaggaaacacaattaagaaatactaccataatattttcacaataaattttaagtaatagattgttattaactaatattggtgagtaaaaaaataattttagcggtgggttcaaattagaattagtaacaacttttcatataagattttaatgtgattcttgtgaaaatattacgaaaaatgttgtggatataatatttttcattgaaaaatataattgttaggAATGAATATAGGAAGAAtaaatgattataaaaaaagaataaagaatgaataaagaaataatatttaaatgagatagataatgagatagaaaatctgttgaaaagtgtatttgaaaaagtgaggaGGTAAAAGGTAaaaatcactgttcattctccgtACAAAAAATTGGAGAATTTGTTGAAGATGCTCTTACTATGACATGTCAAATCGACTTTGGCATGTCATAGTAACATAGACATCCAGGTAGGGAGGTTCATCGGCCAATGCGGGATTGTTTTTGGGGCATTTATGAGCCGCATTGATAGTGTTGGTGGCCTGAAAACACCAACCATCGTCACCACCATAGGAACAGTTTTTTGGAAGCGTTAGTGGCAATTTCGTCCAAatagaaactcgatttttattaGAATATGAGAAAGAGATTTGAAACAACCACCATAAAGACATAAACTCACAAgatcaaagattcaaaacacATACCAAAACCTAAGATCTAAAGAAGAAGCagtaaatctaaaaaaaaaaaaaaaaaagtagaagagcaaatttgaaaataaattcgAAGCAACAGATATGAAGAAGCAAATCTAATTCAAACCTAAGATCTACACACAAATATATGGGTTTGGACAGCCTACACACAAATAAATACTTACATtaagttagaataaaatttctaacttgtattaaaaaaaagaaaagaaaaaaaaagggggccaTCTCGAGTCGGTTAGTCAATGACTCAACAACTGATCCCCCCCCGTTTCTCTTTTTGACACTGCCACCAGCTACCACAAGATATAAAGCCCCACTTCTTCAAATCGTTTTTTCGCAAAGGCCAGAGTGATACTATATTATGTATGACAGCGCCTGAATCTGAGTCTTTGGTGGAGTCTATCATGGACCACTACACCACCATTACCAAACCTCAGACCCTTTACACCAAGAATCGCCTAAACGACAGTGACGACgatgaagaagaggaggagTGTGACGTGGAGGTCTGGGAGATGCTGAGCAAGAGCTTTATTCAAGTACAGTCCGTACTGGATCAGAACCGTGTGTTGATCAATCAGGTGAACGAGAACCACCAGTCCAAGATTGCTGACAATCTCGCCAAAAACGTTGCCCTAATCCGCGAGATCAATACCAACATCTCCAAAGTTCTCTCCATTTACTCCGACTTGTCCCTCAATTTCTCCACCATCGTTCACCAGCGTCGCGCCGCCGTGATCAATTGCAAGAGGAGCGTCGACGACAAAGCCTGAACATGATATTGCTCGTGAATTTCAGTAAATTCAATTACCTTTAGCTTTGGTTTTTGGATCAAAGTTGTGTTTGGTTCTTATTTGGTCTTTAAGTGTTTGCTTTAATGTGTCAGTGAGTGTGTAGTTGTGggaaatcaaataatttatgtTTTCAAAGTTTGGGATTGTTGTTGTggtgggaaaaataaataaataaactgtgGTTAATAATGGGCGTTTGTTATGTGTGTTGTAAGGAACAAGGCTGCGGGAATGCTTATCTACATTCATCCTTACCCGCAGACGAATTGAGGTATATATGTTCTGTTTGcaattctttgttttaattcttctttctttctttatggtttttgatttgtTGGTTGTAGTTTTAGATGGTGATAAACAATTGATTTATGGGGACATTTTGTTGCTTAGGTAGGTCATCATTTTCGTA
Coding sequences within:
- the LOC126688879 gene encoding protein EARLY FLOWERING 4-like; translated protein: MTAPESESLVESIMDHYTTITKPQTLYTKNRLNDSDDDEEEEECDVEVWEMLSKSFIQVQSVLDQNRVLINQVNENHQSKIADNLAKNVALIREINTNISKVLSIYSDLSLNFSTIVHQRRAAVINCKRSVDDKA